A single Stutzerimonas stutzeri DNA region contains:
- the lldD gene encoding FMN-dependent L-lactate dehydrogenase LldD — protein MIISASTDYRAAAKRKLPPFLFHYVDGGAYAEYTLRRNVDDLASIALRQRVLRNMSELSLETQLFGETLSMPVVLAPVGLTGMLARRGEVQAARAADKKGIPFTLSTVSVCPIEEVAPAIKRPMWFQLYVLKDRGFMKNALERAKAAGVTTLVFTVDMPTPGARYRDAHSGMSGPNANMRRMLQAMTHPFWAWDVGLHGKPHDLGNISTYRGHPTGLEDYIGWLAANFDPSISWKDLEWIREFWDGPMVIKGILDAEDARDAVTFGADGIIVSNHGGRQLDGVLSSARAMPAIADAVKGDLKILADSGIRSGLDVVRMIALGADTVMLGRAFAYALAADGEAGVTNLLNLIDKEMRVAMVLTGAKSISEITADSLVRELGQYQTTKHVE, from the coding sequence ATGATCATTTCTGCCTCTACGGATTACCGCGCTGCTGCAAAACGCAAACTGCCGCCCTTCCTGTTCCACTACGTCGACGGTGGCGCTTACGCCGAGTACACCCTGCGGCGCAACGTCGACGATCTGGCCAGTATTGCGTTGCGCCAGCGGGTGCTTCGCAACATGTCCGAACTCAGCCTGGAAACTCAGCTGTTCGGCGAGACCCTGTCGATGCCCGTTGTGCTCGCACCGGTTGGCCTGACCGGCATGCTCGCCCGTCGAGGTGAAGTCCAGGCCGCCCGCGCCGCCGACAAGAAAGGGATTCCGTTCACGTTGTCCACCGTATCGGTCTGCCCGATCGAGGAAGTCGCGCCGGCGATCAAGCGGCCCATGTGGTTCCAGCTGTACGTCCTGAAGGACCGCGGCTTCATGAAGAATGCCCTGGAGCGCGCCAAGGCCGCCGGCGTCACCACCCTGGTGTTCACCGTCGACATGCCGACCCCCGGCGCGCGCTACCGCGACGCCCATTCCGGCATGAGCGGTCCGAACGCCAACATGCGTCGCATGCTGCAAGCCATGACCCATCCTTTCTGGGCGTGGGACGTAGGCCTGCACGGCAAACCGCACGACCTGGGGAACATCTCCACCTATCGCGGACATCCGACCGGACTGGAAGACTACATCGGCTGGCTGGCGGCCAATTTCGACCCCTCGATTTCCTGGAAGGACCTGGAGTGGATTCGAGAATTCTGGGACGGCCCAATGGTCATCAAGGGCATTCTCGATGCCGAGGATGCCCGCGACGCCGTCACCTTCGGCGCTGACGGGATCATCGTCTCCAACCACGGCGGTCGCCAGCTCGACGGCGTGCTCTCCAGCGCCCGCGCCATGCCGGCTATCGCCGACGCCGTTAAAGGCGATCTGAAAATCCTCGCGGACTCCGGTATCCGCAGCGGCCTGGACGTGGTCCGCATGATCGCCCTGGGCGCCGACACCGTCATGCTCGGTCGCGCCTTTGCCTATGCGCTGGCGGCTGACGGCGAGGCCGGCGTGACCAATCTGCTCAACCTGATCGACAAGGAGATGCGCGTGGCGATGGTGCTGACCGGCGCCAAATCCATCAGCGAGATCACAGCCGATTCGCTGGTTCGCGAGCTGGGCCAATACCAGACCACCAAACACGTCGAATGA
- a CDS encoding FAD-binding and (Fe-S)-binding domain-containing protein gives MNAPASLPNDFLAAVEQLIPAERRFDDPLSTLAFGTDASFYRLIPKLVVRVESEAEVVGLLKLAHAQQVPVTFRAAGTSLSGQAISDSVLIVLGDNWNGREIRNEGEQIRLQPGVIGANANAILAPFQRKIGPDPASINAAKIGGIVANNASGMCCGTAQNSYRTLAGLRLVMADGTVVDSEDATSVQAFRKSHGALLDQLAELGRTTRANAELAAKIRHKYRLKNTTGFSLNALVDYDEPLDILNHLMVGSEGTLGFISAVTYDTVPDHPHKGSALVVFADVETCCLAVPVLKQQPVSAVELLDRRSLRSVENKAGMPAWVKALSADACALLIESRAASESLLHEQIDLIMTSIGHFPVEKQVDFSEDPVIYNQLWKIRKDTFPAVGAVRQTGTTVIIEDVTFPIERLAEGVNRLIQLFEKHAYSEAILFGHALEGNLHFVFTQGFDDPQQVARYEAFMQDVTQLVAVEFGGALKAEHGTGRNMAPFVELEWGAEAYQLMWQIKRLLDPRGILNPDVVLSDDPQIHLKHLKPMPAADEIVDKCIECGFCEPVCPSNGLTLTPRQRIVVWRDIQAKKRAGIDTTELERLYDYHGLETCAATGLCAQRCPVGINTGELVRELVRKLRGHRADNTRMANWLVDHFGTAVQGTRFMLHVANGAHLMLGTRLLSKTSEALSNASKGRVPQWTPATPQPLQRLHLPKPQVQDERPRVVYLAACVSRAMGPAARDQEQQPLLDITRLLLEKAGYQVVFPENLNSLCCGQPFASKGYAEQAERKRQQTLDALLVASRGGLDPIYCDTSPCTLRLVQDLADERLQVFDPVRFIRTHLLDRLEFEPQQTPVAVHVTCSTQHLGEAQALIDIARRCASQVVIPEGIHCCGFAGDKGFTTPELNAHALRSLNDAVQVCSEGISTSRTCEIGLSRHGGIDYHGLVYLVNRNSRAKAAAAPG, from the coding sequence ATGAACGCGCCCGCCAGCTTGCCGAACGACTTTCTCGCCGCCGTCGAACAGTTGATCCCGGCGGAGCGGCGCTTCGACGACCCGCTGTCCACGCTCGCATTCGGCACCGATGCCAGCTTCTACCGGCTGATTCCCAAACTGGTGGTGCGGGTCGAGTCCGAAGCCGAAGTCGTGGGATTGCTCAAACTGGCCCATGCCCAACAGGTTCCGGTGACCTTCCGCGCCGCGGGTACGAGTCTGTCTGGCCAGGCCATATCCGACTCGGTACTCATCGTGCTCGGCGACAACTGGAACGGTCGCGAGATCCGCAACGAAGGCGAGCAGATCCGCCTTCAGCCTGGTGTCATCGGCGCCAATGCCAACGCGATCCTGGCGCCCTTCCAGCGCAAGATCGGGCCTGACCCCGCCTCGATCAACGCGGCGAAGATAGGCGGCATCGTCGCCAACAACGCCAGCGGCATGTGCTGCGGCACGGCGCAAAACAGCTACAGGACCCTCGCGGGTCTGCGCCTGGTCATGGCTGACGGCACGGTCGTCGACAGTGAGGACGCAACGAGCGTCCAAGCCTTTCGCAAAAGCCACGGCGCATTGCTCGACCAACTTGCCGAACTCGGCCGGACCACCCGCGCCAATGCCGAGTTGGCGGCGAAGATTCGCCACAAGTACCGTCTGAAGAACACCACGGGCTTCTCGCTCAACGCGCTGGTCGATTACGACGAACCGCTCGACATCCTCAACCACCTCATGGTCGGCTCCGAAGGCACGCTCGGCTTCATCAGTGCCGTGACCTACGACACCGTACCGGACCATCCGCACAAGGGCAGCGCGCTGGTCGTCTTTGCCGATGTGGAAACCTGCTGCCTGGCGGTGCCAGTGCTCAAACAGCAACCCGTATCGGCGGTCGAGCTGCTCGATCGCCGCAGCCTGCGCTCGGTGGAGAACAAAGCCGGCATGCCGGCGTGGGTCAAGGCCCTGTCGGCAGACGCCTGCGCGCTGCTGATCGAATCGCGCGCAGCCAGCGAGTCGCTGCTGCATGAGCAGATCGACCTGATCATGACTTCCATCGGTCATTTTCCGGTGGAAAAGCAGGTCGATTTCAGCGAAGACCCGGTGATCTACAACCAGCTCTGGAAGATTCGCAAAGACACCTTCCCGGCCGTCGGTGCGGTGCGCCAGACCGGCACCACGGTCATCATCGAAGACGTGACCTTCCCCATCGAGCGTCTCGCCGAAGGCGTCAATCGCCTGATTCAACTGTTCGAGAAGCACGCCTACAGCGAAGCGATCCTGTTCGGCCACGCCCTGGAAGGCAATCTGCACTTCGTATTCACGCAGGGTTTCGATGATCCGCAGCAAGTCGCGCGCTACGAAGCCTTCATGCAGGACGTGACGCAACTGGTGGCCGTCGAATTCGGCGGCGCGCTGAAAGCCGAGCACGGCACCGGACGCAACATGGCGCCCTTCGTCGAGCTGGAATGGGGCGCAGAGGCTTATCAGTTGATGTGGCAGATCAAGCGCCTGCTCGACCCACGCGGCATTCTCAATCCGGACGTGGTGCTCAGTGACGATCCGCAGATCCACCTCAAGCACCTCAAACCGATGCCGGCGGCCGACGAGATCGTCGACAAGTGTATCGAGTGTGGCTTCTGCGAGCCGGTCTGCCCATCCAACGGCCTGACCCTGACGCCGCGCCAGCGCATCGTGGTCTGGCGCGATATCCAGGCGAAAAAACGCGCAGGGATCGACACGACCGAACTTGAACGTCTGTACGACTATCATGGCCTGGAGACCTGCGCCGCCACGGGCCTCTGCGCCCAACGCTGCCCGGTAGGCATCAACACTGGCGAACTGGTGCGCGAACTGGTGCGCAAACTGCGCGGACACCGCGCCGACAACACGCGCATGGCCAACTGGCTGGTCGATCATTTCGGCACCGCCGTGCAGGGCACACGCTTCATGCTGCATGTGGCCAACGGCGCGCACCTGATGCTGGGCACACGCCTGCTGAGCAAGACCTCCGAAGCCCTCAGCAACGCCAGTAAAGGGCGTGTGCCGCAATGGACGCCAGCCACACCGCAGCCCTTGCAACGACTCCATCTGCCGAAACCGCAGGTCCAGGACGAACGCCCGCGAGTGGTCTACCTGGCGGCCTGCGTATCGCGAGCCATGGGCCCTGCTGCGCGCGATCAGGAACAGCAGCCGCTGCTCGACATCACTCGCCTACTGCTGGAAAAAGCCGGTTACCAAGTCGTCTTTCCGGAAAACCTGAACAGCCTGTGTTGCGGCCAACCCTTTGCTTCCAAAGGCTACGCCGAACAAGCCGAGCGCAAACGCCAGCAAACTCTGGACGCTTTGCTCGTGGCCAGTCGCGGCGGGCTTGACCCCATCTATTGCGACACCAGTCCCTGCACCCTACGCCTGGTGCAGGATCTGGCAGACGAACGCCTGCAAGTATTCGACCCGGTTCGATTCATCCGCACCCATCTACTGGACCGCCTGGAGTTCGAGCCCCAACAGACACCGGTCGCCGTGCACGTCACCTGCAGTACGCAGCACCTCGGTGAAGCCCAGGCGCTGATCGATATCGCTCGCCGCTGCGCCTCTCAGGTGGTGATTCCGGAAGGCATTCATTGTTGCGGTTTCGCAGGCGACAAAGGCTTCACGACACCGGAGCTCAACGCGCACGCGCTGCGCAGCCTGAACGATGCCGTGCAGGTCTGCAGTGAAGGCATCTCCACGAGCCGCACCTGTGAAATCGGCCTGTCGCGACACGGCGGTATCGATTATCACGGCCTGGTCTACCTGGTTAATCGAAACAGCCGGGCCAAAGCGGCCGCTGCGCCTGGCTGA
- a CDS encoding helix-turn-helix domain-containing protein: protein MNLRLLIPRIAQSPAAREWLPQKMLAERWHVQQPSIAKRAKRTGMHISTLQSHIEAMGGQLEVVARFQDGSVKISNVAESEAAPQQAQVFDTLSTVAIAESKNPRNSLGKSGV, encoded by the coding sequence ATGAATCTTCGTCTGCTGATTCCACGCATTGCCCAGTCTCCTGCTGCTCGTGAGTGGTTGCCACAGAAGATGTTGGCCGAGCGGTGGCACGTACAGCAGCCGTCGATCGCGAAGAGGGCGAAGCGCACCGGTATGCACATCTCCACACTGCAAAGCCATATCGAAGCAATGGGTGGACAGCTCGAGGTCGTTGCCCGATTTCAGGATGGCTCGGTGAAGATCAGCAACGTTGCCGAGAGCGAAGCTGCCCCTCAGCAGGCGCAAGTCTTCGATACGCTTTCGACAGTCGCTATCGCAGAAAGCAAAAACCCCCGAAATTCACTAGGAAAATCAGGGGTTTAG
- a CDS encoding LysR family transcriptional regulator — MNHLRFLHYLDEVARVGSIRQAAERLHVAPSAVNRRIQDLEAELGTPLFERLPRGMRLTAAGELFVQYIRSRSAHLEQVRSEIEDLQGLRRGCVRIVVSQAAAADFLPERIAGFKKKHPLVEFHVQVGDHSRALDSLRTFESDLALIFHLTPESDIVRLDELVQPLCLVMHRDHPLAAQAGPVRLRQCLDYPLVLPGREIAGRQLLDAFLARRSIKLRPSIESNSFEFLLGYLRYEQALTFQIEIGAPCVGGELVSREIEDRGFPCANLVLACLRNRQLPVITYAFEEYLRSTFASFSRNRN, encoded by the coding sequence TTGAACCATCTCCGCTTTCTCCATTACCTCGACGAGGTGGCCCGGGTGGGGTCGATTCGCCAGGCAGCCGAACGATTGCACGTCGCGCCCTCGGCGGTGAATAGGCGTATTCAGGATCTGGAGGCGGAGCTGGGTACGCCCTTGTTCGAGCGTCTTCCCCGGGGGATGCGGTTAACCGCCGCAGGCGAATTGTTCGTGCAGTACATTCGCAGCCGCTCGGCGCATCTCGAGCAGGTACGCTCGGAGATTGAAGACCTTCAAGGGCTGCGGCGCGGCTGCGTGCGTATCGTCGTCAGCCAGGCGGCGGCTGCAGATTTTCTGCCGGAGCGCATTGCCGGCTTCAAGAAAAAGCATCCATTAGTCGAGTTTCACGTGCAGGTGGGTGATCACAGTCGAGCGTTGGATTCCCTGCGCACGTTCGAATCTGACTTGGCGCTGATCTTTCATCTCACACCTGAATCGGACATCGTTCGTCTGGACGAACTGGTACAGCCACTGTGCTTAGTGATGCATCGGGATCATCCCCTGGCGGCGCAGGCCGGTCCCGTCAGGCTGCGGCAATGCCTGGATTATCCGCTCGTGTTGCCGGGGCGCGAGATCGCGGGCAGGCAATTGCTGGATGCCTTTCTTGCTCGACGCTCGATCAAACTGCGACCGTCGATTGAAAGCAATAGCTTCGAGTTTTTGCTCGGCTATCTGCGTTACGAGCAAGCGCTTACCTTCCAGATCGAGATCGGCGCGCCGTGCGTCGGTGGCGAACTTGTCAGCCGGGAGATAGAAGACCGCGGCTTTCCATGCGCCAATCTGGTATTGGCCTGCCTGCGAAATCGTCAGCTGCCGGTAATCACGTACGCATTTGAGGAATATCTCCGCAGCACCTTTGCCAGCTTCAGTCGTAATCGAAACTAA
- a CDS encoding isochorismatase family cysteine hydrolase, with amino-acid sequence MNEKTTPHAQLAAATFGPTRSNAWRLDDAGISLLRQPPSIRPIQIESESSALQLDLARSVLIVVDMQNDFCHPHGWFAQKGVSMRATRRPIARLKALLPAWRQAGAQVLWLNWGIRKDLLNLPPTVHFKGKRSADGVGYAERSPLNYGLSVVQGEWGAEIISELSVEPADIRVNKHRLSGFWDNELDSILRAQGITTLLFAGINTDRCVFSTLQDAAFLGYDCILLKDVCSTPSPAYVSRAIHFLVEQCHGFVATGAALQLSLASHHQEC; translated from the coding sequence ATGAACGAAAAAACCACTCCTCACGCGCAATTAGCGGCCGCCACTTTCGGTCCGACGCGATCCAATGCCTGGCGTCTGGACGACGCTGGCATCAGCCTGTTGCGCCAGCCCCCGTCAATTAGACCGATTCAGATCGAGTCCGAGAGCAGCGCACTGCAGCTCGATCTGGCGCGCAGCGTGCTGATCGTTGTGGATATGCAAAATGACTTCTGCCACCCGCATGGCTGGTTTGCGCAAAAAGGAGTCAGCATGCGCGCTACCCGCCGACCCATTGCGCGGCTCAAAGCGCTTTTGCCTGCGTGGCGACAGGCCGGAGCTCAGGTGCTCTGGCTCAACTGGGGCATTCGTAAGGATCTGCTGAACCTGCCGCCAACCGTGCACTTCAAGGGCAAACGCAGCGCAGACGGCGTGGGCTATGCAGAGCGCTCACCACTCAATTACGGGTTGTCGGTGGTGCAGGGCGAATGGGGCGCGGAAATCATTAGCGAACTGTCCGTGGAGCCGGCTGATATTCGCGTCAACAAGCATCGCCTCAGCGGCTTCTGGGATAACGAACTGGATTCAATACTTCGGGCCCAGGGCATCACCACCCTCTTGTTCGCGGGCATTAATACCGACCGCTGTGTCTTTTCCACGCTGCAGGACGCGGCCTTTCTCGGCTACGACTGCATTCTGCTCAAGGACGTGTGCAGCACGCCCTCGCCAGCGTATGTCTCCCGCGCCATTCACTTTCTCGTCGAGCAATGCCATGGCTTCGTTGCCACGGGTGCCGCTCTGCAATTGTCTCTCGCATCACATCACCAGGAGTGCTGA
- a CDS encoding ABC transporter substrate-binding protein, whose product MTLSSYRSHVWKHLTAATLSLGLVFAGTAQAVAATDISLVLNWKYEGAQAWYFLAEDKGYFKEQGLNVTIDQGEGSAASIPKVASGVYDAGFGDTNALIQLAATQPERAPVGVYMIYNTPPFVIAVKADSPITKPKDVEGKIIGAPANDAALKLFPAFAELTGIDQSQVTLNNMAPNLREQLLMRGQIDAAFGYITTISFSAKGMKVDPEKELRFIRYGDHGMDLYSNSIFFSQDFIANNPEAVRGFLVAINQAIQDAIANPEEAMDALMKREPLLNRAVEMDKMLTTARNDMSHPEIAEIGLGDVDDERLKKNIDIVIAANRLENTPSIDQIFDRRFLPERAARPSEL is encoded by the coding sequence ATGACTTTATCGTCCTACCGATCCCATGTCTGGAAACACCTTACCGCTGCCACGCTCAGCCTCGGCCTGGTTTTCGCTGGCACAGCTCAGGCCGTTGCCGCGACCGACATCAGCCTGGTACTGAACTGGAAATACGAAGGCGCCCAGGCTTGGTATTTCCTGGCCGAGGACAAGGGCTATTTCAAGGAACAGGGCCTGAACGTCACCATCGATCAGGGCGAAGGCTCGGCCGCCTCCATTCCCAAGGTGGCCTCGGGCGTCTATGACGCTGGCTTTGGCGACACCAATGCGCTTATTCAACTGGCCGCCACGCAGCCGGAGCGCGCCCCCGTGGGCGTATACATGATCTACAACACGCCGCCATTCGTGATCGCGGTCAAGGCTGACAGCCCGATTACGAAACCCAAGGACGTGGAAGGCAAGATCATCGGCGCCCCGGCCAACGACGCAGCGCTCAAGTTGTTTCCGGCCTTCGCGGAGCTGACCGGCATTGACCAGTCCCAGGTCACCCTCAACAACATGGCGCCCAACCTACGTGAGCAACTGCTGATGCGTGGCCAGATCGATGCGGCCTTTGGCTACATCACCACTATCAGCTTCAGTGCGAAAGGCATGAAGGTCGACCCAGAGAAGGAGCTGCGCTTTATCCGCTACGGCGATCACGGCATGGATCTTTATTCAAACTCGATCTTCTTCTCCCAGGACTTCATCGCCAACAACCCCGAGGCCGTGCGCGGCTTTCTGGTTGCTATCAATCAGGCCATTCAGGACGCGATTGCCAATCCCGAAGAGGCCATGGATGCGCTGATGAAGCGCGAGCCGCTGCTCAACCGCGCAGTGGAGATGGACAAGATGCTCACCACCGCGCGCAACGATATGAGCCATCCGGAGATAGCCGAGATCGGTCTTGGCGACGTGGATGACGAGCGCCTGAAAAAGAACATCGACATAGTCATCGCCGCCAACCGATTGGAAAACACGCCGAGTATCGATCAGATCTTCGATCGCCGCTTCCTGCCCGAGCGTGCCGCACGCCCGAGCGAACTCTGA
- a CDS encoding SDR family NAD(P)-dependent oxidoreductase, which yields MNLDLKGKVVVITGPAKGMGRAVTLAFASEGAQLVLAGRDTAAIDAVARELNAMGTEALVVKCDMTSSEQAERLAAETLARFGSIDVLVNVAGGSGPIGKTGWETTQAEFDDIVQLNMTGCFNTMRAVMPAMIERRAGKIVNVGGTFGMRGRAGRMAYSASKWGLRGITKSFALEAGAYGINVNCVAPGMVDGPRFRDKVCANMAAKLGITPEEAATRHAEDYALKRVSTDNDVANACLFLASDVARQITGVDLPVDGGWALL from the coding sequence ATGAATCTTGATCTGAAAGGCAAAGTCGTCGTCATCACCGGGCCTGCCAAGGGCATGGGCCGGGCTGTCACCCTGGCCTTCGCGAGTGAAGGCGCGCAACTGGTACTCGCCGGGCGCGACACCGCCGCCATCGACGCGGTAGCCCGGGAACTCAATGCAATGGGTACCGAAGCGCTGGTCGTCAAATGCGACATGACCAGCAGCGAACAGGCCGAACGGCTGGCGGCGGAGACCCTGGCCCGGTTCGGCAGTATCGACGTACTGGTAAATGTCGCGGGGGGCTCCGGCCCTATCGGCAAGACCGGCTGGGAAACCACCCAGGCCGAATTCGACGACATCGTACAGCTGAACATGACCGGCTGCTTCAACACCATGCGCGCGGTGATGCCGGCAATGATCGAACGGCGCGCCGGCAAGATCGTCAACGTCGGAGGCACCTTCGGTATGCGTGGCCGTGCCGGGCGTATGGCCTATTCAGCCTCCAAATGGGGCCTGCGCGGTATTACCAAAAGTTTTGCACTGGAGGCCGGTGCCTACGGCATCAACGTCAATTGCGTGGCCCCAGGCATGGTCGATGGCCCACGTTTTCGCGACAAGGTCTGCGCCAACATGGCCGCCAAGCTCGGCATCACGCCCGAGGAAGCGGCCACCCGGCATGCTGAGGACTACGCCCTCAAACGCGTTTCAACCGACAACGACGTGGCCAACGCCTGCCTGTTCCTGGCCAGCGACGTTGCGCGCCAAATCACGGGTGTCGATCTGCCGGTGGACGGCGGATGGGCGCTGCTCTAG
- the allB gene encoding allantoinase AllB translates to MSQVDLVIRGARVVSDHQIIEASVAIDGETIVAVGHDDLMPSAREVLQADGLYLLPGAIDSHVHFRDPGYPHKETWKTGSAAAACGGVTTVFEMPNTNPPTATIEALRMKQKAAESSYVDFGIHGLLGDDTVGHLEELIDAGVTSFKAFVGNTFGNLPSPSDGALLEGFEKLAPLGIRTVVHAENSSILARRQKRMQAEGRIDALAHLAARPVVAEIEAIGRVLTLAEWTGARVHIAHHSAADSLFLIREAKRRGVDVTVETCPQYLLLNTDHADHLGGILRLNPPIREARHNQPLWDAMLDGTIDMIATDHAPHAPEEKTRANIWECDCGFPGIETQMALMLTEVNRERASLMDYVRWSSVNPAKAWGIYGTKGVIAPGAHADIAVVDMNKTGILSENELQSISKISPWDGRAVKGYPIHTLLRGRFVMRNGKLVTEAAGWGRSVKSIQAMPKAKPLNTEHYTNAILKTPEGVRPTAEPTR, encoded by the coding sequence ATGAGCCAAGTAGATCTGGTCATTCGCGGCGCACGCGTCGTTTCGGACCATCAGATAATCGAAGCTTCGGTCGCCATCGATGGCGAAACCATTGTTGCCGTCGGCCACGATGACCTGATGCCCTCCGCACGTGAAGTACTCCAGGCCGACGGCCTGTACTTGCTGCCCGGTGCGATCGACAGCCATGTGCATTTCCGTGACCCCGGCTATCCGCACAAGGAAACCTGGAAGACCGGCTCGGCGGCAGCCGCCTGCGGTGGCGTCACCACCGTATTCGAGATGCCCAACACCAATCCGCCCACCGCCACCATCGAAGCCCTGCGGATGAAACAGAAAGCCGCCGAATCATCCTATGTGGACTTCGGCATCCACGGCCTGCTCGGTGACGACACGGTGGGCCATCTGGAAGAACTGATCGACGCTGGCGTCACCAGCTTCAAGGCCTTCGTCGGAAACACCTTCGGCAATCTGCCCTCGCCCAGCGACGGTGCTCTGCTGGAAGGCTTCGAAAAACTCGCACCGCTGGGCATCCGTACCGTTGTACATGCGGAAAACTCCTCGATTCTCGCGCGGCGGCAAAAACGCATGCAGGCCGAAGGCCGCATCGATGCGCTGGCCCATTTGGCGGCACGCCCCGTAGTCGCCGAGATTGAAGCCATTGGCCGCGTACTGACGTTGGCAGAATGGACCGGCGCCCGCGTGCACATTGCCCATCACAGCGCCGCGGATTCGCTCTTCCTGATCCGCGAGGCCAAGCGTCGCGGCGTCGACGTCACTGTGGAAACCTGCCCGCAATACCTGTTGCTCAACACCGATCATGCCGATCATCTGGGCGGCATCCTGCGACTCAACCCGCCGATCCGCGAGGCGCGCCACAACCAGCCCCTGTGGGACGCCATGCTCGACGGCACCATCGACATGATTGCCACAGACCACGCGCCCCATGCGCCGGAAGAAAAGACCCGCGCCAACATCTGGGAGTGCGACTGCGGCTTCCCCGGAATCGAAACCCAGATGGCCCTGATGCTGACCGAGGTAAACCGAGAGCGGGCCAGCCTGATGGACTACGTGCGCTGGAGTTCAGTCAATCCGGCCAAGGCCTGGGGCATCTACGGCACCAAGGGCGTGATAGCCCCTGGCGCCCATGCCGACATCGCTGTAGTCGACATGAACAAGACCGGCATCCTGTCCGAGAACGAATTGCAAAGTATCAGCAAGATCTCGCCCTGGGATGGGCGTGCGGTCAAGGGCTATCCGATCCACACCCTGCTGCGCGGGCGCTTTGTGATGCGCAACGGCAAGCTGGTCACCGAAGCGGCGGGCTGGGGACGCTCGGTCAAGAGTATCCAGGCCATGCCCAAGGCCAAGCCTTTGAATACCGAACACTACACCAACGCCATTCTGAAGACGCCGGAAGGTGTGCGGCCCACCGCAGAGCCGACTCGATGA
- a CDS encoding ABC transporter ATP-binding protein: MLEGQSASTPKTVIELSDVTVRYGGNMIALDKTSLRIDQGDFVALVGPSGCGKSTILKLVAGLLEPTEGAAIVGGREVGAIGSHAKRLGLAFQNPTMLPWLSILDNVMIPLKIVEPFRHDYRRKKNGEFRERAEALLKQVGLAGFSGKRPWELSGGMLQRASLCRALVHEPDILLLDEPFGALDQFTREELWDTMQALWMAKRPTVLLVTHDLRESAYLANRICVMSARPGRIIQDQTVQFARPRTLESSYEPDFTALVQQLRMSIAHARSDADKPAVATLTPATAPRIKETSL; the protein is encoded by the coding sequence ATGCTTGAAGGCCAATCAGCAAGTACGCCGAAAACGGTGATTGAACTGTCGGATGTGACCGTGCGCTACGGCGGCAACATGATCGCATTGGACAAGACCAGTCTGCGCATCGACCAGGGCGATTTCGTCGCCCTGGTTGGGCCAAGCGGCTGCGGCAAATCGACGATTCTCAAGCTGGTCGCAGGCCTGCTGGAACCCACCGAGGGAGCGGCAATCGTCGGCGGGCGCGAGGTGGGTGCCATCGGAAGCCATGCCAAACGGCTGGGCCTGGCGTTCCAGAATCCGACCATGCTGCCGTGGCTGAGCATCCTGGATAACGTGATGATTCCGCTGAAGATCGTCGAGCCTTTTCGCCACGACTATCGGCGCAAGAAGAACGGCGAGTTCCGTGAGCGTGCGGAGGCGCTGCTGAAACAGGTCGGGCTGGCCGGCTTCAGTGGCAAGCGCCCCTGGGAACTGTCGGGCGGCATGCTGCAGCGAGCCTCGCTTTGCCGGGCGCTGGTTCACGAGCCAGACATTCTGCTGCTGGATGAACCATTCGGCGCCCTGGACCAGTTCACCCGCGAGGAGCTCTGGGACACCATGCAGGCCTTATGGATGGCAAAGCGCCCGACCGTACTGCTGGTCACCCACGATCTGCGTGAATCGGCCTATCTGGCCAATCGCATTTGTGTGATGAGTGCCCGACCTGGCCGCATCATTCAGGACCAGACCGTCCAGTTCGCCCGACCAAGGACGCTGGAGTCCAGCTATGAACCCGACTTCACCGCGCTGGTGCAACAGCTGCGCATGAGCATTGCCCATGCCCGTTCGGATGCCGACAAGCCGGCGGTGGCCACCCTGACGCCGGCTACGGCGCCCCGCATCAAGGAGACGTCGCTATGA